The genomic interval AATCATCAATTCCAACCTCGCCCTAAATACTATACAAACAACTGACTACACTATAATGGTTTGGttagtttttgtcatcattgaAAAATCTCTGCGAGCACTATTACCCAAAGTGCTTATGCCAAACCACGCTATCATTTGAgcaatgtaaattttaagttcCTAGCTTGTAAACTTGGTCTAACCAACTCTTTAGCAAATTATAATGGTTGATTTGCCTGATTTatgatttatttacaaattctgAATCCTGAGAggattaaaaaacatttaaataccCCCTTTGGTGTGTAACAAGAGTATTTGTGTAATCAATGCGAACATTACCAGGAGAAGGGCAGAccagaatattttaattttgtcaatatAAAGAGCAAACATTCGACTCTCCTGTTTCTTATGTCAACACCTGGTCTCCTTATTCTTCACCTTCGACCATGAGTTCAAATCAGTCAAAAATCTGCACTGGCCGAGAAGGGAAGAGCATATGCCGACAAATAGCCAGGACTGCGAAGAGAATAAGTAACAAGTCACGAGGCTCGacaaaaaggcatttgaaaGCTCAAGACTTCAGAAACACACAAGCTGACAGAACCCAACTAAACGGGTAAATTTGACAGCTGAAAGGTAAAACAATTCCTTATTAACCACCAACCTCGTTTTTCCAAGTTAAAGTTCAAGAGTTTAAGAATTCAGATATCACTTCTAATGTTATTGTAAAGACTTTACTCTTGTCAACAACTGACCAAGTATTCACATACCTaattaaactgtttacattcaaGCAAAAGATACCTGTCTAATTAAAGAAATCCAAGAAGCATTAATGCTATGTTTTAGGAAGTgtgtaaacaaacttttatgCTAGTaactaaaatttatatttattatatgcAGATAGTAGTATATAATGCCTCCTAAAATAGATCGCAAAAAGAGACAGCACAATAGCTTCATTGAATGACTTATTTGAATTCCATGTGTTTTACCAAGTTGAACCAAGTTTGAGTAgtcttgaaaatgtatagaaacaAGTTAAATCTAAATAGAGAAGTGTTAAAAAGCAGCAAGACACAATTGCTGAGACTTACTGAATCAGCGTCAGAAGaattacaaacaaagaatcaagTAGTTGGTGATGAAGCCAAagctaagtttttaaaatacGCAGAGCGATTTTCAATTTATTAGAAATCGTTTGTGATTGAAAAGCTGCTGTTTAAATAGGAAGTGCCCAAAGCAATGACATCAGTagtaacaaaaatgaccgaTGTTTTGAGTTTGCAAAAGTACACAGGCTAGAGAAATTGTCAGTTCCCACGTGGGATGGTGTTAGAAAATCTTACACAACTTAGGAGCACGAATTTCAGTATTGAATGAATAAGTGCAAACAAGACAAAGATTAACAATTGCAAAGGCTTCAGAAAGCGTTACCTAAAAACTGTTTTGGTTGGATCAAGTAAGGCAAAATGTTTGAGCAGGCGTGGAAAATTCTCAATACCAAATTTGGAgatcaaaggaaattaatgGATACACCCTTAACTGAAGCTACAAATCTCCAGCCAGTAAAGTGCAACTCGAAATTGCTTTGTCACTAAGTGGCTAGAATTCTTGGTTTCATAAACCGCATGTATCAAATGGCTGCGCAGTGACAAATGCCTCAGAAGCACCCTTCGTACTGTCTCAGCTTTTATCAAAGTTAGATCCAAAAGATAACATTGAGTTTGGCtaagaaatttatttctcaGCCAAAAAATGAGAAATGCATCGAGTGGTTGGATTACCAGAGGAGAGAGAGCCTATGGTTCAGCCATATTCCTCAGATGGAAACTCACAGATGGCAGTTATTCCTGCATACTGCACGTGGTTAAAGCATTTGTTGCCccttcaaagaaaaagtcaGTACCGTGCTTGGAGTTGACGGGGTGCCTCTCAATTGCAAGATTATACATTACATGTAAAGAGGCACTAGAATTTGCTGAAAGAAGCACTAGAATTTGCAAGAAAGAGTTCTGGATTCATTCTCAGACCATGTTAACCCAGCGTAAAACCTCTTCAAGAAagttcaaattgtttgttttggtaagaGTAGCTGAAATCCGGGAAACAATGGGCTCTGAAGCGTGTAAATATATCAGATCTGATCATAATCCTGCTGACGTCCTGATGAGAGGAACTCGGCTAGAAAAGTTGAAGACCTGGTATGAAGGTCCTCCATTCCTGAAATGCCTGGAAGAATAATCACCCAAGTTTAAAGAGAATCCTAATGGATGTGGTGAAGAATTGTCAGAGGAAATAAAGCCGCTAAACAACTTCAAAGCTGTGAACAccctaaaacaagtagattgcTCAGCTACATCAACGGAGTCAAAAGGTAACcctattttggaatatttgatgaaatcttGTTTGACGTTCGCCAAGGCAAGGAAAACTTTGGCCAACGTTCTACGATTCACCAACAGCACAAGATTGAGTATAAAAAAGAGACaccattttacagaagaattgaGAGAATCTAAACTGTGGTTATTCAAATGGAGTTAACAGACAATCAATTTATATACTGTAGACAAAAGGCTGATTCCAGCATCAGATGAACAAGGTGTGTTATGGGCACATAGGAGACTAGAGAACATCGGATCGTTACCAGATGAGCTGCATAATCCCATTATCCTTCCAAGGTCATCAATTAATACTCTTGAAACACTTTTACTAAAAGCAAGCACATTGCAGTTACAAAAGTCTCACCTATGAATCAAGCAAGCGTTTCTGGATCGTGGGTGTGCAAAATATGGCCAAACAGGTGATTGGTAAATGTCTGACCTGCAAGAAGTTGCAAAGTCAAATGATGAGTCAGATTCTGAGACTAAACATTGCAGCAGGTCTCCCAGTGTTCAGCAACACAGCAATTGACATGTTTGGACCTCTGCAAATAAGaatcaacagaaaaacactaaaGGAAGCACAAGAAATCATATTTACATGCAAGAGTGGTCCATCTAGAGCTTGTAACAGACAGCTCATATATGGCTTTTCAGAGATTTGCCTCACTCAGATCATATCCCAGTAACTGTTTGTTGGATCGAGGTACAAACTTTGTTGACACacaaagttatttgaacaaaCCTTTGCAAGGCTGGGACATTCCCAAACTTCAAAATGTCTTATCAGAAGAATTTTCATGCTCTTTCCACTGGGAGTGGAAAATACCACAAGCTAGCCATCAAAATTGAGTGATAGAAAGTCTCATCAAATCAGGAAGACAAGCCTTAGATGCTTCATCAAAGAATCACACCTTTACAGAGGAACAGGGAAGAATGTATCTGGCAGAAATGAACTATTTGATCAATGGGTGTCCTCTCTGTCCTAGCTCTGTCTAGATCCAGGAAAATCTGCCTGTCACGAAAAATGACCTCTCAATTGAACACTACTTTCAGCCTCCTTTGCTGGAGCCAGAACAGAGTGTTAGCCCAGGACAACTCAAAAGTAGCACTAAGAAAGGAGTACAAGAGTTCTGGAGTTGTTGGACGAAATATTTTGCCCCAAATTTACTACTGAGGAATAAGAAACGCAAACACCTTTAAGAACAAGACTTGGTGTTGGAGATGGAATCCACCCCAAGGAGAACATGGAAGATGGGCTTAGTAATTCAGACGTATCCTGGACAAGATGGACTCACAAGGAAAGCCAGGATGTAGACTGCTACATCAGTTTATGACCTTCCAATTCACAAGCTCTGCTTAATCGCATCCAAACAGGAACTAAATGcagtataaaaattgaaatttatttagttgCTCAGTCTATTCACAAGTATAAATAAAGATTTGCtcaatgaataatttatttatgcaaGGACTGTGACTAATCTCAATAGGATTCAGAAACATGAAAATGTGCTCTTTGGTGTGTACGGGGTTAATTGTGTAATCAATGCAAACATTACCAGGAGAAGAGCAGACCAGAATTCTTGACTTTTTGTCAACATAAAGTGCAAACTTTAAACTCTTCTGTTTTCTGTGCTGACACCTGGTCTTCTAATTCTTTACCTTCGACCATGATTTAGAATCAACagttaaacaacttttatattgccatacaaaatatataataatagtcATAATAGAATAAGTAAAGGCTGTGGTTTAGTAAAGATATCTCtataatttgatttaaaatattattgtggCTATTCTTTGTAACCTTACAGGCAGTGACTTATCATTGTCCTGATGTAGCTGTTGAGGGTTTCAAATAAGTTCTAATGATTTCATTGCTCAGTCATTTGTCATATTTTTGAAGAAGTCACCAATTTTGATTAGGACTTCTATAATGGAGTAGTTAGTGTCCTTGCAGATTATAGGCTTCCCATGAAATTGACAGCAAGGGTTGTGAGGATTGTTTCCTTGAgttgtaattacttttctcaacagataaatggacaaatcaagaaaccaaaccCTCACCATCAACTAATTAGGATGCATACAGATACATACTTAATTacttgttactttatttatgaccagttttcttttttcagaacgATTACAAGATGAGAGCGATAAAGGAACCTTACTGTCCATGATGCAATAGCTGGTATCTCTTAATTGGCCTTGGAGATATATTCCAACATCTAAGAACTGTTTGTTGCAGGAGACAGTGAATTGACTATAGATGACATCAAGGGTTTTCTACAGTTCCcagcaaatttcaaagaatatttgcTTAGGTTCTCTCTAGGATACGTTCCTAGTCGAGGTGGAGTCCTTCTTAGTCTTTGCGACAAGTTCACCATGCCTACCTCAGATTGGGCTAGGTATCATCAACATAGAGTTCAACAATATCAAATTTATCTTCTCATCCACATTCATTTAACGTAACATTACAGAGGTCCTTCCCAGACCAAGGTAAATTTACTATTTCACTCAAGGCTGTATGGGAATCAATGCAGAAGCCTTTTCTAGCCTTGTTTAATTTCCATAGGTATTGCTTTAAGATGGATTCCAGCTTTTTGAGGTATAATATAGTTTGTCATCATGCATTTTATATTTCACTGTAACCACAATTAGTTTGATGTTTAGTGTTTCAATTAAATTCTAATGATTTCATCACTCATTCATTTATTAGGTTTCTGAAGATATCACTAATCTAAATTACAACTTCAATAGAGAAGTAGTTAGTGTCCCTATAGACTGTTGGCTTCCCATAAAATTGACAGTGAGCATTGCTAGGAttgtttctttgagttttactttctttttagaaaagattaaagaacaaatcaagaaaccacATTCTCAAACTAATTAACAATGAGTTGGAGTCCTTGCAAGTCTTTGCTACAAGTTCAACATGTGTACCCTAGTTTTGGCCCAGCGTCACCAAGATTAAGTCTAACAATACAGAACCTATCCTTGTCATCCTCAAGTTCATTTTGTACAACATTACAACAGTCTATCCCAGACAAAGGTAAATTTGGAATAGCCTTTTCTAGCCTTGTTTAGTTTCCATAGGCATTGCTGTATGGTGGATTCAAGCCTTCCAGATaataattcagtttgttttgttttaatgtttttattctcatttttttttaatttcaatttttaattaatgcAATATGCACTGTAATGCAATATTCAATGTATGTACATCTTGTAATTTTTTGAGGGCTTATTTTAAATTCCATATTTCTTTATGTAGTTTGTTATACTTCTACTATTTCAAAAGGCTCCCACTCAATTTAGGCTCGATACTGAACTTTTTGCTCTTAAAATTGCTTGACATATTTTGTATACTTAAATTGTTCTCTGCAGGCTCCCATTCAATCGACCTTTCCAGCCTGGATAAGTGCTGCTATTAATAAgtataaaaagtaaattatcaC from Pocillopora verrucosa isolate sample1 chromosome 14, ASM3666991v2, whole genome shotgun sequence carries:
- the LOC136278327 gene encoding uncharacterized protein, yielding MRNASSGWITRGERAYGSAIFLRWKLTDGSYSCILHVVKAFVAPSKKKSVPCLELTGCLSIARLYITCKEALEFAERSTRICKKEFWIHSQTMLTQRKTSSRKFKLFVLVRVAEIRETMGSEACKYIRSDHNPADVLMRGTRLEKLKTWYEGPPFLKCLEE